TTCATTTCGAACCTTGTTTGTTTTGTCAATTCATTCAGACTTTTGTTTATCGAGTTATTGTGAAGATTCGTTCTTTTGTACATTGTAATATCTGAccaaaaattttgttttggtgtGAAAGCATTGCAAGGGTTCGTGGACTTCAATGCGTCGCGGGGGCCAGGCGGCTTGTATACGTCTTTCCTTAACAACTTTGTATTCATCTTTTGATTTTGTCTTCTCTCAAGAAAAACTCGTCCCTCTTATTTTCTTACTTAGCATAATTGTTAGTAATCTTTACTGTACTTACCATAACGGAATGATACAAACTTTGAACACCTTACCTTTTTGTTGTAGTAGTCCATGTCTAAGTTGTGATAATTTTTTCCCCAGGATTATCTACCCAGCATGTAAACCCCAATGATTATTAAGCTAACCATATTCTTGTATATTACATTTATAAGTAAATTGAGGAAACACCGACGATGCTGAAATGCACTACGTCTACATGGACACTTGTAGTAGGTACTGACTACTGACTATTAGACCAAGACCTTGCGAAGTTTCTTTTGCTTTAGGGAAATTAAGTTTTgttgttatatatgttttgagTAATTAAATCTGCAAGTACAGAAAAGACTCAACGATGTTGAAATGCACTATATGTACATATCTAGTAGGTAATTGAGTACCGAACATTAGACCAAGACCCAACCactttatttttggtttaaaggAATTTAAGCTTTGTTGTACATTaacataaaacatatttttatttttatttttctgaatatCAGGAGGTTCGGAGCCAAAGCCAATTAATATTTActcttttaaaagaaaacatattaatatttacatGGATCAAACTTATAAATTTTGCTTACCTTTTAATCCCATTGGCTCCAAATTTACAAAAGATGGATAACATAACACTTTATACTTCATTGTTTTATCCAATGATATACTTCAAAGTCGTCTATATTTGGTAAATTCTAAGTCTACAAGCAAAATAGCAAAATAGCAAAAGAAGAGTTATTGGAAATATTAgctaacaaaataattttcatcTCGAAACTATGACAAAGTAGAATAATTTCTTAATAATTagactatataatataacacTACAACAATATTGTTGATTAGGTAGAagtagaatatatataaatatgaataccTATATGGCTAGATCCACTTGAAtccatatattataaaattcgcAATCCCCTAAAGTCTTTCGTCCAGCCACAAAAAAATCttcaagaataaaataaaatagtgatTGGATACGATGAAATGATATGTTAATCACCGCCTATATAATCTACAAAGATATTAGATCAATtttttgcaaaaagaaaaagatattaGCTCAATTGAACATTTCACCCCTCCTcccaaatatatatagtaaaacgTATACATTTTTACgttatcccctatatattaaaagaaaaacatttgaaaagttgtaacctcaattttgtaataattaaaaaaaacccTAATGCTTAGATATCATTCAATTATGTATTCAATtacattcaattgaaaaatacagtggaacttctataaattaataatattgagactacaccaaaactatatttttattaatttataaagattattaatttatcaaaaactaattaaaccaaaaactcaattaaggactatgaaattatattaatttatagagatattagtttatagattattaatttaaagaggttatactgtaagTAAGTTCACATTCGATTTTATATGTTGCTAGATAAATTCGTTTGTtaaaaactatatgatatgatgatatgatatgatatttacgataGAAGCATTTATGATTGCTCCGCTAGAaataattactattttcttttatttctttaaaacaaacctacggaattaccataaataactaatatatatatatatgacaattaaaatttctaataataaagatttgataacaatttatatctcctccatcattttttgtttaattttatattattaaaataaaactaagcaatcgaattagctataaaattaaaatttagattttttcgtatatgttatagtttgatttttttataatgacaataaataactaaaactattaaaattattatgattccctaaaaattaatgatcaatggtttaacacttttattataaaaagatacacatgattttaaaaccatatgagaaaaaattatcatttaataataaaacaaatatatatatatatatatatatatatatatatagattaaactatataccatataagattacatcaatattttaatttcaaaactttcaatgaattttcaagaacatttataaattataaacttattaaatttttcacattgaaaattttgttatcaatgatttaaatattttgttataaaatgaTATGAATGATCACAAAACCGCATGATtatgaagtttcatttaataaataactatataaaatataatatataaaatatactattcttagAAAACTAGattggtccatcttaacttatattacatgttttataaaactaactatcgtattgataaataatgtataaAAAACAATCTCACACTTTCTTTAAATACAAGttatgaaattacctaatatgattaacgtatatatgaaaaataattattatgaataatgaatatttgataacaatttttgtatcttagttcttttattattttatattattaaaagatattaaacaatcacattaactatataataaaaaaaaaattatatgttatattttgaatttttcaaaataaatataaataattagaaatttgaagatctcactttgaaaattttatgatcaatagcttaatttgttttgttataataagatacaaataatcataaaattgtataaatatgaatttttatttaataaatattcaaattaaataatatatctcctatatattaaaggaggaACATTTTAAAAGTTAGATCCTCAAATTgttagtaattaaaataaactcCTATCCTATGTGTCACTCAATTAGGATGTTTAATCGTACGTATCATGAttacattgaaattgaaaaagtgaatggtctaatttgatttatttatttttttccttaaataaaacctacggaattactataaatgacttatatatatatatatatatatatatatatatacatatatgacaattaatgattctaataataaagatttgataacaaattatatatcttccatcattttttgtttaattttatattattaaaataaattaaacaatcaaattatctacaaaatttaaatttggatttttgtatatgttatatattgaatttaaaaaacgaaagtaaatgattaaaatattaaaattattatgttaaaattaatgaataatggtttaacatttttttataaaaagatacacacgattttaaaatcatatgagtaaaaaatatcatttaataataaaaaatatatatagattaaaatatgtaccatttaatattacataaatatttggatattaatactttcaatgaattttcaagaatatttataaattataaacttattatataagcGCTGATCATAGAACCATATGATTATgaagtctcatttaataaatagctatataaaatatactatttttagaaaaaaattttggtccatcttaacttatattagattttttattaaactaactatcgaattgatgaaataatgtacaaaaaaacaatctcgcactttccttaaataaaagttaagaaattacctaatatgattaacgtatatatgaaagttaattattatgaataataaatatttaataaaaatttttttatcttagttcctttttatttattttatattattaaatatattaaacaatgaCATTAAATGTATGATAAAAacgtttagattttttcttatatgttatattttgaatttttgaaaacgtctataaattattagaaatttgaagatcccactttgaaaattttgtgatcaataacttaatttgttttgttataataagatacaaatgatcataaaattatattaatatgaacttttattaattaatattcaaattaaataactttccttaaataaaagctatgaaattatctaatatgattaacgtatatatgaaaattaatgattatgaataataaatatttgataacaatttttgtatcttagttctttttgtttaattttatattattaatagtattaaataatcacattaactatataataaaaacatttagattttttcttatatgttagattttaaatttttcataatgtctataaattattagaaatttgaagatcccactttgaaaattttgtgatcaatagattaattagttttgttataataagatacaaatgatcataaaattgtattaatatgaatttttatttaataaatatttgaattaaataatatatatactaacgaTTTAAAGCAACAAGATTGGCTGCATCAGTTTAATCGTCCAGTTGAaacctttcaaaactatgtggaagaataaagtcaaagtaattcgattttgtaaataataaggTGCtaattctaaaatcattaaaatggttctcaatgatgtgaaagttaaatattaaaaaattgtagaacctgtttttggaataaaatcGACTTATTGACCACATTAcaatttttatagatataaataagtTGTAAAAAATTTAAGCCCAAATCGATCAGagtcatcataaattcaaaatatatttcggTCCATAATTACAATTAGAAATGTTCAACCCaacatatcccctatatattaaatcacttaaatcacttgaactataattaagtaacaatttaatacaactgaggcttcttattttttagtttttatgttttgatctttttgctttattttaatagtaactaaattgaagtaaaaattataaatttgttggataacaattagttgaaattctttacaactttttttatctttaaacaaacagagCTGTGTTCAACtgaagacatattaatttgatgaacactaaatatggaagaataataaaaaattatttcatgcttctgttttttattttttatttttaaatttaaagatttgatattaattttaaatttcattattttattagatgatagaagcattttttttgttttttattcttttatttaaatatattttttttaataaataactttttgacATCATGACTccaaaattcgtataatatataatatgatcttaaactaaataatttatgaaaccgaataaaatgcaaaccgacggtatataaaccaaatcgaagcgaggtaaatatggatttagaatattagttatattttacaaacCGAAATACtgaaaaaaccaaaccaaactgaaacaaACCCGATAttcggattgaacacccctaatccaaataaaaccgaactattatttcattcttcaaaacataataaaaataagggaaaattgccaaaacggaacaaaaattcagcatggttgtctctatagtataaaaccatcatttagttgtccttttagtataattttttaataatcccaaaactaacccttgattaatctaattaaacacattaaactaatagaatttaaaaataaaataaaaatgtttaaaaagggaaaataaaaataaaaactttaattctttttaataaaaataaactttgtaaaatataataaaaataaaaataatctacaaatttttataataaaacacgTTAAATtaacctaataaaaaacagtttataaagttttattttttaaactaaaagaattttgaaaaaaataattaaaaacgttttaaaaagggaaactaaaaaactttaaattttttaataaaaataaactttttaaaaataaaaataatttataatttttttaataaaaacgttaaataaacttattaaaaacattttacaaagttttatttttataaaaagtttaaaacgtttttaataaaaatttaattaaataaaaaatttaaactttataaaaaataaaaataaaactttacaaattttttttaataaaaactttaaactaactttattaaaacaaaatttccatagttttatttttataagaagtttaaaatgtttgtaacttttttaattttatcgaacttttaataaaaataaaaaaatttaaaatgtttttaataaaaataaaatttgtaaactttataaaaataaaaaataaaactttacaaaaaattgcacctaatttcaaaacaccacatgttgtatagatatgtatgatatagaacaagagtttatgaaaagaaatcaaaagaaaaactatggaaaaaccatagattaatgaagaagacaaggaaaaatcattttttaaaaatttttgacaagtaaaatcgaaaataacacgttttaggaagttaaaatatttttaggagatttttagaatatttctttaactgaaactttcattaattttcgcaaaatcaggtaatcttattCGTAGAAagcgccttctaaaagtttagaagattgacaaaaatccagaacacgctttctacttttagtagacataagaatacattttagaaaacacattccgcgaaatttagaatacttaataaaagtagaagatgcatccGAACGAAAattagatagctttaggattagtagaatgcgcattccacttatttagaaatttagtaaatagtagaatgtacgttctaaaaatagtagatgaacgtgtttattttagaaatcgttttctGCTATAcaattttccgtagaaggcacattctacctttagtagaacgtattttcaaatttttatttatcaattttttgaaaaagaaaaaaatattagcttgtgtatataagtgttttattaattgtttatatttttaatatttttttgattcacaaaactatttatttcattaattttcagaaatacaaaaggtaaaaaggagaaaaattggacaaaaaatgatttataccaaagggacaacacccttatttttttgttctctattggcaattttccctaaaaataataactttatcTTGGGCACGTGTTATCCTAGTTTACTAAATAATAGCGTACAAATTGTAGTTTGTTTATCAAGATATCTCGTTTCAGAAAgaaaagcaaaataaatatcaGAAAGAGCCTAAAACAACTTCGTTTATGACTTTATgttaaacttcaaaataaataaatgacgTCCAATCTTAGCAATACGTTTTGATAAGGTTGAAAAAGTATTTACGGAATCAAATTTAAAGTAATTCAAGTggttaaaaattaaacaaagtaagctattttttatatatattgtcaaTTAGATTTCTATGATTGAGGGGACGACTCAAAGACCATGATTATTAAGGAGTTCGTTCCAAAACTAGTGGCTAATCAAATACTTAGTGCTCGTAAAGTCGTAGTACTGTCAAGCATATTTAAGATATATAGTGAATCAGTGATAAGTCTTATTTGAATATTAGTTTTAGCAGTAAATGTGGACaaaattaactatttataaTGCAAAATATCATAAGAATATGTGCTGTTTGATGaagttattagaaaataaaaatagacttGCCTCCAAAGTCCCATTCTTATTGCTCGTAATTCAACTACGGAGACGTCCTGCTTGGCCATAATTCAACTACGCTTCTTGAGCCACTAGGTCATATCATCTTTTCTGTAAATAGGTGGTTTCATTTTGTACTTCTCtcaaattcttatttatttGCCTAAAAATGATTTACTAACAGAAATAAACCTTTGAATACATTGAATCATATTGTTATGATCAAATCATGAGTCGAAAAGCAATCACGTCTATTTGTTTGATACAGAATGTTTACACATTCATACAACGAATGTACCAAGACAACGTTCCATAATTCAAACGATAAAtagatttaaataaaactaatctcAAATACCACAAGTCGTCCACGACTACAGCACCTCCAAACATGTCTTCATATGATCCATATACATTAATTAGTATTGGAAGACAAAATATAAATCGTTTCAAAACTGAAAGAGAAGACAAAAGGGAGAGGAATACAAGTCAAAAATGTTAactgaaaagaagaaaatttataCAACTAATACTTGTGGAGAAAGCAGAGCATATTAATATAGAAATTTCATAAAACCCAAGGATCATTATCTAAAagccaagtttttttttgttatgaacATTTGATACCAACAACACAACTTTATAACAAGACGAGTTCGAAATCTAGGAAAGGAaccaaatataataaatagCCTTTTTAAGTTTCTATCACAGATTCTACACTCCATATTTGTTTCTCTTGGACTCCGGTTGCGTTAACAATACAATGATACAAACGAGTGATGTAATGTTCGGTTTCATTGAAGTAGGTATATGTCTCTTCTCGCTAAAACTTAGCAGACACGCAGAGACAATAAATAACCATTTGGTTTTGATGTAGTGCATCATCACCTCCTTACTCGTTGTCCCGGTCTTGAAGTTGGTTTTCTTGAAAACTGAAGCCGTAAGAACTTGGAATCAGGGTCGTTTTCATCCATTCGGTAGCCTGTCAAAATGTATTGGTTTCTAACTAACATGAGATTCAGATCATAGCTGCATAGGATAATGATTATAGAGATTATGGTTCAGGGATTAGGGCGTTAGTTCGAGGGTATTGCGAGTTAAAAGTTCACGCTATTGTACATAGTATTTTATGGCAGAAGGTGTAGggtttccctttttttttgtttttggacaCTGAACTCAGTTCCATCACAATATGTAGTAATCAAAAGACAGTCCAATAGAAAAGaagaaattttattataaattaccTTGTAAGGTGCTAAGAGCAGTTGCTGCACAGGCAGGGCTTGTAAAATCAACAAAGCAAAGAACAACAGGATCTCCGTTGCGCTGCATATCAAACCATAAATATGAACAACCCTTTTAGTGTTTTCTGGAACAAAGCGAATCTGAAGCTTTAAAGCATAGCATAATAGAGAAGTTTACGTGTTTGGAGTCTTTGGTCACAAGTCTGGCTTCTCTATATCCTACAAAAGGTCGAAAGATATCTAGAGACACCCACCCGGTTAAGGAAAGTGGATAACCAAGAGAAAAACTTTGTCAAGTAAGTGTGAGTGATGAGAAAAGGATACGAGAAACTTCCCTCCTAGAGCAATTAGAAGGAAGACCTTCAACGTAGAGAGTGTTGGAGGCATCTGGAGGGAGAGGAAGCGGCTCACGGTTGTTACTACGCCTGTCAACAGAATCTAATGGATCAAAACCACCACCCATATCCCGACCGTTTAAACCTTGACCACGTCTCATCATAAACTCATCGATGGCAACAACACCACCATTACGTGGAGGACCTGCTTCTCCCAATGGCATAGAACTTGTTTGCTTCAAAACAGACAGagagataataataataatgaagtTCAGgtcaataaagaaaaaagaaaaaaaaatgaatggaataagaactaagaagaagaagaaaagtagTACCACGCTTTGGAGGTACCGATCATAAGCTGATCCAATAGTTCTTGTATCAAGATCCTCATCACGCGGGAAGtaacaaccaccaccaccaccaccgtgcATCTCATGAGTTTCTACAAGACggtaaaaaaaacataacatgtGAACTCACTCACTATAAAACATGTGATCTCTCTTTATCCGTAGCTAATTAAGTTTATTAATCTGTTTCCGCATTATCTTTATCTTTATCACATTCAATTAAGAGCATGAATATCAcaatgtgatgatgatgatcaaacAAAGCTTAGCTTCTTCTACCTATAGATGATATCtgtctagagagagagaggaaacgAAATTACCGAAATCGGGACGGCGACGTTTTGGAGGACCACCACCTGGACCTGGAGGATGGTT
The sequence above is drawn from the Raphanus sativus cultivar WK10039 chromosome 7, ASM80110v3, whole genome shotgun sequence genome and encodes:
- the LOC108833372 gene encoding nuclear speckle RNA-binding protein A; this translates as MADGYWNHPPGPGGGPPKRRRPDFETHEMHGGGGGGCYFPRDEDLDTRTIGSAYDRYLQSVQTSSMPLGEAGPPRNGGVVAIDEFMMRRGQGLNGRDMGGGFDPLDSVDRRSNNREPLPLPPDASNTLYVEGLPSNCSRREVSHIFRPFVGYREARLVTKDSKHRNGDPVVLCFVDFTSPACAATALSTLQGYRMDENDPDSKFLRLQFSRKPTSRPGQRVRR